Proteins from a genomic interval of Cupriavidus sp. P-10:
- a CDS encoding copper resistance protein B, whose product MGLALPPDVAHGRRDVPRSGGGLTLTDMHMEKPTRTVLAAVLASAGMSAAWAQHAHTEAVPTQTSSPAVAEKAKSIPKAKSSGKVGGTAATDGQMQGMDSMQGMDHSQMQGMDSMQGMDHGQMQGMDSMQGMDHSQMQGMDSMQGMDHSQMQGMDSMQGMDHSQMQGMDHSQMQGMGSMQGMDHSQMQGTGSMQGMDHGDMQMQGGSAPADARDPHGYSGGYQLGVGQYAIGPHRSLHMADEHLFASVLVDRLEWVKGNESNAAAYEAQAWIGSSFNRLVIKAEGESERRKIHEARTELLWGHAIATYWDTQLGIRNDAGYGRPTRNWLAFGIQGLAPYWFEVDATGYIGTEGRTALRLSAEYELLITQRLILQPRIEANLYGKNDPEVGVGSGLSSGAVGLRLRYEFSRQFAPYIGIERYQTFGNTADMVRTAGGRSGETRFVAGVRMWF is encoded by the coding sequence GTGGGCCTGGCATTGCCACCTGATGTTGCACATGGACGCCGGGATGTTCCGCGAAGTGGTGGTGGCCTGACCCTAACCGATATGCACATGGAAAAACCAACAAGAACAGTACTTGCCGCCGTGCTTGCTTCCGCTGGCATGAGCGCAGCTTGGGCCCAGCACGCCCACACCGAAGCGGTTCCAACGCAAACTTCGTCGCCCGCCGTTGCGGAAAAGGCGAAGTCCATTCCGAAAGCAAAGTCTTCGGGCAAGGTTGGCGGCACCGCTGCGACCGACGGCCAGATGCAAGGCATGGACTCGATGCAGGGCATGGACCACAGCCAGATGCAAGGCATGGACTCGATGCAGGGCATGGACCACGGCCAGATGCAGGGCATGGACTCGATGCAGGGCATGGACCACAGCCAGATGCAAGGCATGGACTCGATGCAGGGCATGGACCACAGCCAGATGCAAGGCATGGACTCGATGCAGGGCATGGACCACAGCCAGATGCAGGGCATGGACCACAGCCAGATGCAGGGCATGGGTTCGATGCAGGGCATGGACCACAGCCAGATGCAAGGCACGGGTTCGATGCAGGGCATGGATCATGGTGACATGCAGATGCAAGGGGGGAGCGCGCCCGCGGATGCGCGCGACCCGCACGGTTACTCAGGGGGCTATCAGCTCGGCGTGGGTCAATACGCCATTGGTCCGCACCGTTCGCTGCACATGGCAGACGAACACCTATTTGCCTCGGTACTCGTTGACCGGCTGGAATGGGTCAAGGGAAATGAGAGCAATGCCGCTGCCTATGAGGCGCAAGCGTGGATTGGCAGCAGCTTTAACCGCCTCGTGATCAAGGCCGAAGGCGAATCCGAGAGGCGCAAGATCCACGAGGCGCGGACCGAATTGCTGTGGGGTCATGCCATTGCCACCTATTGGGACACGCAACTGGGTATCCGCAACGATGCCGGCTATGGCCGGCCAACCCGAAACTGGCTGGCCTTCGGTATCCAGGGCCTGGCGCCATACTGGTTCGAGGTCGACGCTACTGGCTATATCGGCACCGAAGGTCGCACTGCACTGCGCCTGTCAGCCGAGTATGAATTGCTAATTACCCAGCGCCTGATCCTGCAACCCCGAATCGAGGCCAATCTTTATGGCAAGAACGATCCCGAGGTCGGCGTGGGCAGCGGGCTTTCCAGCGGTGCCGTGGGTCTGCGCCTGCGCTATGAGTTCAGCCGTCAGTTCGCTCCCTATATCGGCATTGAACGGTACCAAACCTTTGGCAATACCGCCGACATGGTTCGCACCGCCGGCGGCCGAAGTGGCGAAACCCGTTTTGTAGCGGGTGTTCGCATGTGGTTCTAA
- a CDS encoding heavy metal sensor histidine kinase, with the protein MTHRLSLTMRLTILFSLCSAVVLLGLGVLIWLAMDRHFATEDYVVLGDNIRLIEKIAQETPAERLPQRLREMVDHHPGFVAQVQTAQGHKLYATKDFDFAIAFEAIPRELARDNTFVWQQGEQEYRGMRAQVSAADPRIAPLRVVVGMDTEIHAHFMHAFRRSLAFYTTLAVLASGLFGWWAARRGLAPLRMMASRAKGVTANKLDARMPVEAVPVEMADLAITLNAMLERLQDDFRRLSEFSSDLAHELRTPITNLMTQTHVVLSQPRDAAKYREVLASNAEELQRLGRMVSDMLYLAKMEHGITLPNEEAINVADEVQALFEFYDALAEDKGVNLRLDGQAKITGDRLMLRRALSNLLSNALRYTPSGKEIRVETREQGGSTSIVVENEGEEISPELLPSLFDRFFRADKSRTRAESESVGLGLSITQAIMFAHGGQISAESSEGTTRFILTFPRQRNAARS; encoded by the coding sequence ATGACGCATCGCCTGTCCCTGACGATGCGTCTGACCATCCTGTTTTCGCTCTGCTCGGCCGTGGTGCTGCTGGGCTTGGGCGTTCTCATCTGGCTGGCGATGGACCGCCACTTCGCCACCGAGGATTATGTGGTGCTCGGCGACAATATTCGCCTGATCGAAAAGATCGCGCAGGAAACGCCGGCCGAGCGGTTGCCCCAGCGGCTTCGGGAAATGGTCGATCACCATCCTGGCTTCGTCGCGCAGGTGCAGACCGCACAAGGCCACAAGCTGTATGCGACCAAGGACTTCGATTTTGCGATTGCTTTCGAGGCGATTCCGCGCGAATTGGCGCGTGACAATACCTTCGTCTGGCAGCAAGGCGAGCAGGAGTATCGCGGCATGCGCGCGCAGGTGAGTGCGGCTGACCCGCGCATTGCACCTTTGCGCGTCGTGGTTGGCATGGACACGGAAATCCACGCGCACTTCATGCATGCATTTCGTCGTTCGCTGGCGTTCTATACCACATTGGCGGTGCTCGCCAGCGGTCTCTTTGGTTGGTGGGCGGCGCGACGCGGGCTCGCACCCCTGCGCATGATGGCCTCACGCGCCAAGGGCGTCACCGCGAACAAACTGGATGCGCGCATGCCGGTCGAAGCCGTGCCGGTCGAGATGGCAGATCTGGCGATCACGTTAAACGCGATGCTGGAGCGACTGCAGGATGATTTTCGGCGGCTCTCGGAATTCTCCTCCGATTTGGCGCATGAGCTGCGCACGCCCATCACCAACCTGATGACGCAGACGCATGTCGTGCTATCGCAGCCGCGAGATGCCGCCAAATATCGAGAGGTCCTGGCCTCGAATGCCGAGGAATTGCAGCGGCTTGGGCGCATGGTGTCCGATATGCTGTACTTGGCCAAGATGGAGCACGGCATCACACTGCCGAATGAGGAAGCGATCAACGTGGCTGATGAAGTACAGGCGCTGTTCGAATTCTACGACGCGCTGGCAGAGGACAAGGGCGTCAATCTACGGCTTGATGGGCAAGCGAAAATTACCGGCGACCGTCTGATGTTACGCCGAGCGCTCAGCAATCTGCTCTCGAACGCTCTACGCTATACGCCGTCCGGCAAAGAGATCCGGGTCGAGACGCGCGAGCAGGGCGGCAGCACGTCGATCGTAGTCGAGAATGAGGGCGAGGAAATCAGTCCCGAGTTGCTGCCATCGCTATTCGACCGCTTTTTCCGTGCCGACAAATCAAGGACCCGTGCGGAGTCCGAAAGCGTGGGACTGGGTCTCTCCATCACGCAAGCCATCATGTTTGCGCACGGGGGCCAGATTTCGGCGGAATCGTCGGAAGGCACTACGCGCTTCATTTTGACGTTTCCCCGCCAGCGAAACGCCGCCCGGAGCTAG
- a CDS encoding copper resistance system multicopper oxidase, with translation MRRDRPSGLVLPNLLRRRFVQGLAAGGVMAGLSGLGGAAWAQPSGRPADVLSGTAPVLRGTDFDLVIGESVVNFTGTPRVATTINGMLPGPTLRWRQGETVTIRVTNRLREHTSIHWHGIILPFEMDGVPGISFAGIAPGETFTYRFKVDQIGSYWYHSHSGFQEMTGVYGGIVIDPATGVDGVRADRDYTVLLSDWTDEDPMRVLSKLKVQSDYYNYNQPTVIDFFRDVSSEGMKSALAKRKMWNEMRMSPTDLADLSGATLTYLMNGVTPAGNWTGVFKPGEKVRLRFINGAGNTFYDVRIPGLKLKVIQVDGQNIEPVTVDEFRFGPGETCDVLVEPRDEAYTIFSQSMDRTGYARGTLATRAGLAAPVPAVDKPQWLTMADMMGSMGGMGGMDHGAMGGMSHGGMAMQGMDHGSMGMQGMNHGAMAMDHSQHAMGSMSGGMATGASLKVPSTKARHAKTEYGATTDMRVDMARTNLDDPGIGLRDTGRRVLTLADQHTIGGPLDKRGPGREVELHLTGNMERYSWSIDGVEFGNSTPVHFKYGERLRVILHNDTMMTHPMHMHGMWSELESPDGAFLARRHTIAVQPAQRISFLVTADALGRWAWHCHLMLHMDAGMFREVVVA, from the coding sequence ATGCGACGTGATCGACCGTCTGGCCTTGTGCTGCCTAATCTGCTGCGCCGCCGTTTTGTACAGGGTCTGGCCGCCGGTGGCGTGATGGCGGGGCTGTCTGGCTTGGGCGGTGCGGCCTGGGCTCAGCCGTCAGGCCGACCGGCAGATGTCTTATCCGGCACAGCACCAGTGCTGCGCGGGACCGACTTCGACCTCGTGATCGGCGAGTCGGTGGTCAACTTCACCGGGACGCCACGCGTCGCGACCACCATCAATGGCATGTTGCCGGGGCCGACGCTGCGCTGGCGTCAAGGCGAAACGGTGACGATTCGGGTCACGAACCGGTTGCGCGAGCACACGTCGATTCATTGGCACGGGATCATTCTGCCGTTCGAGATGGACGGCGTGCCGGGGATCAGCTTTGCCGGCATTGCGCCGGGCGAGACCTTCACCTACCGCTTCAAGGTCGACCAGATTGGTAGCTATTGGTATCACTCGCATTCGGGCTTCCAGGAGATGACCGGCGTGTATGGCGGCATTGTCATCGATCCGGCCACCGGCGTGGATGGCGTGCGAGCCGATCGCGATTATACCGTGCTGCTCTCGGATTGGACCGACGAAGATCCGATGCGCGTGCTCTCGAAACTGAAGGTTCAGAGCGACTACTACAACTATAACCAGCCGACGGTTATCGATTTTTTCCGCGACGTCTCCAGTGAAGGGATGAAGAGCGCACTCGCCAAGCGCAAGATGTGGAACGAGATGCGGATGAGCCCGACCGATCTGGCGGATCTCTCGGGCGCCACGCTGACTTACTTGATGAACGGCGTCACACCGGCCGGCAACTGGACCGGCGTGTTTAAGCCGGGCGAGAAGGTTCGTCTGCGGTTTATCAACGGCGCAGGCAACACGTTCTACGATGTGCGCATTCCCGGCCTCAAGCTTAAGGTCATCCAAGTCGATGGACAGAACATCGAACCGGTAACCGTCGATGAGTTCCGCTTCGGCCCGGGCGAGACCTGTGACGTGCTGGTCGAGCCGCGCGACGAGGCCTATACCATTTTCTCGCAGTCGATGGATCGCACCGGCTATGCCCGCGGCACCCTGGCGACTCGAGCCGGGCTGGCGGCACCGGTGCCCGCCGTGGATAAGCCGCAGTGGCTCACCATGGCCGACATGATGGGCAGTATGGGAGGCATGGGCGGCATGGATCACGGCGCCATGGGCGGAATGAGCCATGGCGGCATGGCCATGCAAGGCATGGACCACGGCTCGATGGGCATGCAAGGCATGAACCATGGCGCTATGGCCATGGATCACAGCCAGCATGCCATGGGTAGCATGTCGGGGGGCATGGCGACCGGTGCGTCGCTGAAGGTGCCCAGCACCAAGGCGCGCCACGCCAAGACCGAGTATGGCGCCACCACCGATATGCGCGTTGACATGGCGCGCACCAACTTGGACGACCCGGGCATCGGTTTGCGCGACACCGGGCGCCGCGTCCTGACACTGGCCGATCAGCACACCATTGGCGGTCCATTGGACAAACGCGGTCCCGGGCGCGAAGTGGAACTGCACTTGACCGGCAATATGGAGCGTTACTCGTGGTCCATCGACGGGGTGGAGTTCGGAAATTCGACGCCGGTGCACTTTAAGTACGGCGAGCGGCTGCGCGTCATTTTGCACAACGACACCATGATGACGCACCCAATGCACATGCATGGCATGTGGAGCGAACTCGAATCGCCGGATGGCGCCTTCCTCGCGCGTCGACACACGATCGCGGTGCAGCCGGCGCAACGCATCAGCTTTCTCGTCACCGCCGACGCCTTGGGCCGGTGGGCCTGGCATTGCCACCTGATGTTGCACATGGACGCCGGGATGTTCCGCGAAGTGGTGGTGGCCTGA
- a CDS encoding heavy metal response regulator transcription factor — MKLLVVEDESKTGEYLRQGLTEAGFVVDLVANGLDGQHLALNEAYDLIILDVMLPDLDGWRILQTIRAADNPVPVLFLTARDSVADRVRGLELGADDYLVKPFAFSELLARVRTLLRRGTVQLAMDRIQVGDLVLDLGRRRASRAGRRITLTSKEFALLELLARRRGEVLPRSLIASQVWDMNFDSDSNVIDVAIRRLRAKIDDDFDIKLIQTVRGMGYVLEAPEEQA; from the coding sequence ATGAAGCTGCTGGTGGTAGAAGATGAATCCAAGACCGGCGAGTACCTGCGCCAGGGGCTGACCGAGGCTGGATTCGTGGTCGACTTGGTCGCCAACGGGCTGGACGGACAGCACTTGGCGCTTAACGAAGCGTACGACCTGATTATCCTCGACGTCATGCTACCCGATCTCGATGGCTGGCGTATTTTGCAGACGATCCGCGCCGCGGACAACCCGGTTCCGGTGTTATTTCTGACCGCCCGCGACAGCGTGGCCGATCGGGTCAGGGGGTTGGAGTTGGGCGCTGACGACTATCTGGTCAAGCCATTCGCGTTCTCGGAACTACTGGCGCGCGTACGTACGCTATTGCGGCGCGGTACTGTACAGCTAGCGATGGACCGCATTCAGGTGGGCGACCTGGTGCTGGATTTGGGCAGGCGCCGGGCGTCGCGGGCCGGGCGCCGCATCACGCTGACCAGCAAGGAGTTTGCGCTGCTGGAGTTGCTCGCTCGCCGGCGCGGCGAGGTGCTGCCACGCTCGTTAATTGCCTCCCAGGTCTGGGACATGAACTTTGACAGCGATAGCAACGTGATCGATGTGGCCATTCGCCGCTTGCGGGCGAAGATCGACGATGACTTTGATATTAAGCTGATTCAGACCGTGCGCGGCATGGGCTACGTGCTGGAAGCGCCGGAGGAGCAGGCATGA